From a region of the Panicum virgatum strain AP13 chromosome 2K, P.virgatum_v5, whole genome shotgun sequence genome:
- the LOC120694621 gene encoding uncharacterized protein LOC120694621 produces MSKKRKSLKPAKSLRDAEEVLTSDYIAGDALDDLLSKLVRSVEVAKVSRGGLPEKIWMKKQFAIGVNDVTRVLERMPPATATNSTHSSTEAQTVSGRRRAPLVPLQAVLVAADCNPKWLTKHIPTLASTRQVPVLCIKDNKGGSVRLGHVVNIRTTLAIGVKAGDSMVNKTIDEVLDCSKQ; encoded by the exons ATGAGCAAGAAGAGGAAGTCCCTGAAACCAGCCAAATCGTTGAGAGATGCTGAAGAAGT ACTAACTTCAGATTACATTGCAGGAGACGCTCTTGATGACCTATTGTCGAAACTTGTCAG GAGTGTGGAGGTTGCAAAGGTTTCTAGGGGAGGTTTACCAGAAAAGATATGGATGAAG AAACAATTTGCTATCGGGGTCAATGACGTGACAAGGGTTCTTGAGCGAATGCCTCCGGCTACTGCCACTAATTCTACTCATAGTTCTACTGAAGCACAAACTGTCTCAGGTCGGCGTAGAGCTCCTTTGGTGCCACTGCAG GCTGTCCTTGTTGCAGCCGATTGCAATCCCAAGTGGTTAACAAAACATATACCAACCCTGGCATCTACAAGGCAGGTTCCCGTACTCTGCATCAAGGACAACAAAGGAGGCTCAGTGAGGTTGGGTCATGTGGTGAATATCAGAACAACACTTGCCATTGGAGTAAAG GCTGGAGACAGCATGGTCAACAAGACTATCGACGAGGTCCTGGATTGTAGTAAGCAATGA